A single Pantoea deleyi DNA region contains:
- the traW gene encoding conjugal transfer protein TraW, with the protein MCQSLRSHLTALTQYKSMQSAAMQPQLDMVAASQPQDATQAALTEARQAPSAESYFQQTASAQAKQTGTMSEREFEAFEVGRRYANTAWVTDLQAMDGDNLAREMARQQSLANWLALGIKNELRQANIISGQQLALAAKNEYAPQLQSLSAQMSAGVSAQ; encoded by the coding sequence GTGTGTCAGTCCCTGCGTAGCCATCTGACGGCGCTGACGCAGTATAAGTCGATGCAGAGCGCCGCGATGCAGCCGCAGCTCGACATGGTGGCGGCGAGCCAGCCGCAGGACGCCACGCAGGCCGCACTCACCGAAGCGCGGCAAGCGCCGTCGGCGGAAAGCTATTTCCAGCAGACTGCATCAGCGCAGGCGAAGCAGACCGGGACCATGAGCGAGCGGGAGTTTGAAGCGTTTGAGGTCGGGCGCCGTTACGCCAATACCGCGTGGGTCACCGACCTGCAGGCCATGGACGGTGACAACCTGGCACGTGAAATGGCGCGTCAGCAGAGTCTGGCCAACTGGCTGGCGCTCGGCATCAAAAATGAGCTGCGACAGGCCAATATCATTAGTGGCCAGCAGTTGGCGCTGGCCGCAAAAAATGAGTACGCCCCGCAGTTGCAGTCGCTGTCGGCGCAGATGAGCGCCGGCGTCAGCGCACAGTAA
- the excA gene encoding plasmid IncI1-type surface exclusion protein ExcA, with amino-acid sequence MKTLQRTETGLDFSWALIKTVYYFIYLPCALITAALTLIVFMGSSSHNLYATDYFLLSLMWISILVPLGYRKFVIADKRQKLLKMVALLTSDARFSPNKQHQVLDAGQGKYLGIDIKSGNILYIHMVKKGLVDVIGLTMCDWKERELEGNTLRINTKNPEVPVLSINAHPTVAKELFSTLGAMSHNSYMEPFPNEPWPLHVGIQSRFVEFEHNVVVPQVI; translated from the coding sequence ATGAAAACTCTACAAAGAACTGAGACAGGGTTGGATTTCAGCTGGGCTTTAATAAAAACTGTGTATTACTTTATTTATCTACCCTGCGCGTTAATAACTGCTGCACTGACTCTTATTGTCTTCATGGGTAGTTCTTCACACAATTTATATGCGACTGACTACTTTCTGTTATCACTAATGTGGATATCTATTTTAGTGCCATTAGGGTATAGAAAATTTGTTATTGCAGACAAGCGTCAGAAGCTTTTAAAAATGGTTGCGCTACTTACCAGTGATGCACGTTTTAGCCCGAACAAACAGCATCAGGTACTGGATGCAGGTCAGGGTAAATACCTGGGTATTGATATTAAATCTGGCAATATTCTGTACATCCACATGGTCAAAAAGGGCCTTGTTGATGTAATTGGCCTCACAATGTGTGACTGGAAGGAACGCGAGCTGGAGGGCAACACGCTACGAATCAATACTAAAAATCCTGAGGTGCCGGTGTTGAGTATTAATGCTCACCCGACCGTGGCGAAAGAGCTTTTTAGTACGCTGGGTGCGATGAGCCACAACAGTTACATGGAACCGTTCCCCAACGAGCCCTGGCCGCTGCACGTGGGTATCCAGAGCCGCTTTGTGGAGTTTGAACACAACGTGGTGGTCCCGCAGGTCATCTGA
- a CDS encoding prepilin peptidase-dependent protein yields the protein MTTIESFAPDAGALFSLLDAGAGPVLVNDPCGALWDEFWQAPHCRNVWQSWRLAPGQTQEGDVWDALAALRHVHAADGAAALAAALFPPATHTDLTRRLMACVMTFASDTGHFNGQSSGLGALAGLLWADDLWGAITRWSRQYPYHPALQSARALLTREGASESVLAISSRMTIFHHPHVAETFTGAPGFRLSTLRLRPAQVIFLTPDIRCMESDELTSVYGFLLHALQSMASLHNVKFSLAEPVRAEEGGARETF from the coding sequence ATGACAACAATTGAGAGTTTTGCGCCGGACGCCGGCGCACTTTTTTCCCTGCTGGACGCGGGTGCCGGTCCGGTGCTGGTAAACGACCCCTGTGGTGCCCTGTGGGACGAGTTCTGGCAGGCACCGCATTGCCGAAACGTGTGGCAGTCCTGGCGGCTGGCGCCCGGCCAGACGCAGGAGGGCGACGTCTGGGACGCACTGGCTGCGCTGCGACATGTGCACGCCGCGGACGGTGCCGCGGCGCTGGCCGCCGCGCTGTTTCCGCCCGCGACCCACACTGACCTGACGCGCCGCCTTATGGCCTGCGTTATGACCTTTGCCAGCGATACCGGACATTTTAACGGTCAGTCCTCCGGACTCGGCGCACTGGCCGGCCTGCTCTGGGCCGATGACCTATGGGGGGCGATAACCCGCTGGAGCCGCCAGTATCCGTATCATCCTGCTCTGCAGTCGGCACGCGCGCTGCTGACGCGTGAAGGGGCAAGCGAATCGGTGCTGGCCATCTCCAGCCGCATGACCATTTTTCACCACCCGCACGTGGCAGAGACGTTCACCGGCGCACCCGGGTTCCGCCTCAGTACGCTGCGGCTGCGCCCGGCGCAGGTCATCTTTCTGACGCCGGACATCCGCTGCATGGAAAGCGACGAGCTGACGTCGGTGTACGGCTTTCTGCTGCATGCACTGCAGTCCATGGCGTCGCTTCATAACGTTAAATTCTCACTCGCAGAGCCCGTCAGGGCTGAAGAAGGAGGTGCCCGTGAAACCTTCTGA
- a CDS encoding HigA family addiction module antitoxin, with translation MAMFNPPHPGGLITEYIEDNNIGLRGLAKELGVSAAALSKVASGKASVSPEMAVRLEAGLGIAARLWLSMQAACDLHKARENTDVSGVHLHPGVMTASAQDRPGK, from the coding sequence ATGGCCATGTTCAATCCCCCGCATCCAGGCGGCCTGATCACCGAGTACATCGAAGATAATAATATCGGCCTGCGCGGGCTGGCGAAAGAGCTGGGCGTGTCCGCAGCGGCGCTTAGTAAGGTCGCCAGCGGTAAGGCGTCTGTCAGCCCGGAAATGGCTGTACGACTGGAGGCGGGGCTGGGTATTGCGGCGCGCCTCTGGTTATCCATGCAGGCCGCCTGCGACCTGCACAAAGCCCGTGAAAATACGGACGTTTCCGGCGTGCACCTGCATCCGGGCGTGATGACCGCTTCCGCACAGGATCGGCCCGGCAAGTAA
- a CDS encoding plasmid SOS inhibition protein A, translated as MIPKSLSLVTLLPERQAALQAIVSVEHARQRGTRLARHPYAAAFMKQLSGRGRVSVQTLNRIRGIYLRPREKRAPLPEWEGALDIFLSTAGEVCPLPLPGELATTLFPEAVFRRAERAKHAADKTINHATRRERQAADYQERQLENRIRQAETELAFRTPETLRGWFAIWCDSVPENDMKNMIAAWARRFPSLKGLETLQPYAGDVVCEVAGEIHLRSLHMDSAQKGMNRWLVPNKLTARNISSQGGKK; from the coding sequence ATGATCCCGAAATCACTCTCTCTCGTCACCCTGCTGCCAGAACGTCAGGCCGCCCTGCAGGCCATCGTTTCGGTTGAGCACGCGCGGCAGCGGGGGACGCGGCTGGCCCGCCATCCTTACGCCGCCGCGTTTATGAAGCAGCTGAGCGGCAGGGGCCGCGTCAGCGTCCAGACATTAAACCGCATCCGGGGCATTTACCTGCGCCCGCGCGAAAAACGCGCGCCGCTGCCGGAGTGGGAAGGGGCGCTGGATATTTTCCTCAGCACGGCGGGTGAAGTGTGCCCGCTACCGCTGCCAGGCGAGCTTGCCACCACGCTGTTTCCCGAGGCCGTTTTCCGCCGGGCAGAACGTGCAAAACACGCTGCAGATAAGACAATTAATCACGCTACGCGGCGGGAACGGCAGGCGGCGGACTATCAGGAACGCCAGCTGGAGAACCGCATCCGTCAGGCTGAAACTGAGCTGGCTTTCCGTACGCCGGAGACGCTGCGCGGCTGGTTCGCCATCTGGTGTGACAGCGTGCCGGAAAACGATATGAAGAACATGATCGCCGCGTGGGCGCGGCGCTTTCCGTCGCTAAAGGGCCTGGAAACCCTGCAGCCATATGCCGGAGATGTTGTCTGCGAAGTGGCGGGAGAAATTCACCTGCGATCGCTGCACATGGACAGCGCGCAGAAGGGCATGAACCGCTGGCTGGTGCCAAACAAGCTGACGGCCCGGAACATCTCTTCTCAGGGCGGTAAAAAATAA
- a CDS encoding conjugation system SOS inhibitor PsiB family protein → MTQEEKFTLNTLQAFTACDFEAYRDRGETFRQRLTGAVLNALQLPDCWRTDCEMRGEWGGAYPVHLRLTRTDAAGLAIELVSPSATSPLWSMVLNDIRTRSSVRLCVSYGFEPAVMSATLKKITEYTRAGFTGAGEMVTALLMGGHAA, encoded by the coding sequence ATGACTCAAGAAGAAAAATTTACGCTTAATACCCTGCAGGCTTTCACCGCCTGCGATTTTGAAGCCTACCGCGATCGGGGCGAAACCTTCCGCCAGCGCCTGACCGGGGCCGTTCTTAACGCGCTACAGCTGCCGGACTGCTGGCGCACTGACTGCGAGATGCGCGGCGAGTGGGGCGGGGCGTACCCGGTTCATCTGCGACTGACCCGCACCGATGCGGCTGGACTTGCCATCGAGCTGGTAAGCCCTTCGGCAACTTCGCCGCTGTGGAGTATGGTGCTTAACGACATACGCACCCGCTCCAGTGTACGGCTGTGCGTCAGCTACGGGTTTGAACCTGCGGTGATGTCCGCCACGCTCAAAAAAATCACAGAGTACACGCGGGCGGGCTTCACGGGGGCCGGTGAGATGGTTACCGCGCTGCTGATGGGAGGACACGCCGCATGA
- a CDS encoding DotA/TraY family protein, with protein MKLLTKIQAAALLCAASCPAFADSVDYQTISDAASKTGDLSRQALVMIFGDVVLTPFQPGQATLIGSLFALLNGVLCAVALVWFLIVTLKTLFKGGQDGKVFSAGRSMLHPVMSFAGFITLIPTASGWSLSQLVMLWAASTMGVGSANLFTDKAADMISSGMSLVVQPTAPSTRSAARAVFEMNLCKYATNSELSSLYQDGQARTALMQTKGGNGDYTTGNGSALCGSARIPEPSTGVMDSLFGSAVNTAGVTSASRGALDTMQSTLDAAAQAYVASYLSRRDQDSGTLADPETSIQNAAAAYETTVNNALNQLNYKDSLQSQLTTQLKTYGWISLGAWYNTFATANSKTNEVANAAPVTSGSSLHGETGTGDLYHQVFAAYRSQVQNSTYTAPLGTQTAKDDGAASSAVDPDAIFVGLFRSPVQRLTNALATGRVGTEADFSNQVNPLIKMQTIGDYTLWATEGVLTTYTLVYAAASSADNSILGTVGRLMPFMNVTAAAKDVLAQLSPAVYFLLLLLLAVGFSLAVFLPAVPFLYWMVGVFNWLVSVMVGCAAGPMWSATHLGAEEDKGSRSAYGYIFLIDMMLRPSLMVLGFFFASVAVMAGGTLLNLLFGTALANANADSLMGLFKLVGWLLIYARIATFGVTRVFGLQATLADYVITFLGGAGMAGIMGGLVDDVKGMFAATGGGARRTPGLQKVTNPEMPDNKDGVK; from the coding sequence ATGAAGCTACTGACTAAAATTCAGGCGGCAGCATTGCTGTGCGCCGCGTCCTGCCCGGCCTTTGCCGACAGCGTGGACTACCAGACCATCAGCGATGCCGCCAGCAAGACCGGTGACCTGTCCCGGCAGGCGCTGGTGATGATTTTCGGCGACGTGGTGCTCACACCCTTTCAGCCCGGGCAGGCGACACTTATCGGCTCGCTGTTTGCGCTACTAAACGGCGTACTATGCGCGGTGGCGCTGGTGTGGTTCCTCATCGTTACGCTGAAAACCCTGTTTAAAGGCGGACAGGATGGCAAGGTCTTCAGCGCTGGCCGGTCCATGCTGCACCCGGTAATGAGCTTTGCCGGCTTTATTACGCTCATTCCAACGGCATCAGGCTGGTCGCTGTCGCAGCTGGTGATGTTGTGGGCGGCTTCGACCATGGGCGTCGGCAGTGCCAACCTGTTTACCGACAAGGCGGCCGACATGATAAGCAGCGGCATGTCACTGGTCGTGCAGCCCACCGCACCCTCCACGCGATCGGCGGCGCGCGCCGTGTTTGAGATGAACCTGTGTAAGTACGCGACAAACAGCGAGCTTTCCTCGCTTTATCAGGACGGTCAGGCACGCACGGCGCTGATGCAGACGAAGGGCGGGAACGGCGACTACACCACCGGTAACGGCAGTGCTTTGTGCGGAAGTGCCCGCATTCCGGAGCCTTCAACCGGTGTGATGGACAGCCTGTTCGGGTCAGCGGTAAATACGGCAGGTGTCACCTCGGCGTCACGGGGCGCACTGGACACCATGCAGTCTACGCTCGATGCGGCCGCACAGGCTTACGTCGCCAGCTATCTCAGCCGGCGTGACCAGGACAGTGGCACGCTGGCTGATCCTGAAACCAGCATTCAGAACGCGGCGGCCGCGTATGAAACCACGGTGAATAACGCGCTGAACCAGCTGAACTACAAAGACTCACTGCAAAGCCAGCTGACAACGCAGCTTAAAACCTACGGCTGGATTTCGCTGGGTGCCTGGTACAATACGTTTGCGACGGCCAACAGCAAAACGAATGAGGTGGCCAATGCGGCTCCGGTGACGTCAGGCAGCAGTCTTCACGGCGAAACGGGAACCGGCGATCTTTATCATCAGGTCTTTGCGGCATATCGTTCACAGGTTCAGAATAGTACATACACGGCACCGCTCGGCACACAGACGGCTAAAGATGATGGAGCTGCTTCAAGCGCAGTTGATCCTGATGCCATATTTGTCGGTTTATTTAGAAGTCCAGTTCAGCGTTTAACAAATGCATTAGCAACTGGAAGGGTTGGAACTGAAGCCGATTTTTCAAATCAGGTTAACCCTTTAATAAAAATGCAGACAATTGGTGACTATACGTTATGGGCAACCGAAGGCGTATTGACCACTTATACCCTCGTTTATGCTGCCGCTTCTTCGGCGGATAACTCCATCCTCGGGACCGTCGGCAGGCTGATGCCATTCATGAACGTGACTGCGGCAGCTAAAGATGTCCTGGCTCAACTTTCACCGGCGGTTTATTTCCTGTTGTTGCTCTTACTTGCAGTAGGTTTCTCACTGGCGGTGTTTCTGCCTGCAGTACCGTTCCTGTACTGGATGGTGGGGGTATTTAACTGGCTGGTTAGCGTCATGGTGGGCTGTGCTGCGGGGCCGATGTGGTCTGCAACTCATCTGGGTGCTGAAGAGGATAAGGGAAGCCGCAGTGCGTATGGCTATATCTTCCTTATCGATATGATGCTGCGTCCCTCTCTGATGGTGCTCGGGTTCTTCTTTGCATCGGTTGCAGTTATGGCAGGCGGAACACTACTTAACCTCCTGTTTGGAACGGCACTGGCCAATGCAAATGCTGACTCGCTAATGGGGCTATTTAAATTGGTTGGATGGCTTCTGATTTATGCGCGCATAGCGACCTTTGGCGTAACCCGTGTATTCGGGCTGCAGGCCACGCTGGCAGATTATGTCATCACGTTTCTGGGTGGCGCGGGGATGGCCGGCATCATGGGCGGGCTGGTTGATGACGTTAAAGGCATGTTTGCAGCGACGGGCGGAGGTGCCAGAAGAACGCCAGGGCTGCAGAAAGTCACTAACCCGGAAATGCCTGATAATAAAGACGGAGTTAAGTAA
- a CDS encoding antirestriction protein — MNTQPHVLQPASVLADFVSLRFLPSLFGHDYAQAENNVYLYASRYLANYDGTVWDFVQLPGGGGYMKPEGEERYMYSNPYHWTELEISADAAGIIITALVLNHRSWLYDRHDDEELSAHFCQRHRQLMECVKGHPEAAAIFCALN, encoded by the coding sequence ATGAACACACAACCCCACGTTTTACAACCGGCGTCTGTTCTGGCCGATTTTGTCAGCCTGCGTTTTCTGCCTTCCCTGTTTGGTCACGATTACGCGCAGGCTGAAAACAACGTGTACCTCTACGCCAGCCGCTACCTGGCGAACTATGACGGTACGGTCTGGGATTTCGTACAACTGCCGGGCGGCGGCGGGTACATGAAGCCGGAAGGCGAAGAACGCTACATGTATTCAAACCCGTATCACTGGACGGAGCTGGAAATTAGCGCCGACGCGGCGGGGATCATTATCACGGCGCTGGTTCTTAACCATCGCAGCTGGCTGTACGACCGCCACGACGACGAAGAACTCAGCGCGCACTTCTGCCAGCGCCACCGCCAGCTGATGGAATGTGTGAAAGGCCATCCCGAAGCCGCCGCCATTTTCTGTGCCCTGAACTGA
- a CDS encoding DUF1380 family protein, with protein sequence MYGTVNELCARLLQRFKSDELMTLIIWTKEDVLAVLDDESVTEETAAEIVQQICGLDAQHDYGVSLETLQAVLENIRKEEKQARVATVPAAALESALKVAWDFMRLEDAQNGEGASARRFPAETAALFRISALLREQSGE encoded by the coding sequence ATGTACGGAACCGTTAACGAACTTTGCGCCCGCCTGTTGCAGCGTTTCAAATCTGACGAGCTTATGACGCTGATTATCTGGACAAAAGAGGACGTGTTGGCCGTTCTCGACGACGAAAGCGTAACGGAAGAAACCGCCGCTGAAATCGTGCAGCAAATCTGCGGGCTGGACGCGCAGCACGATTATGGCGTGAGCCTGGAAACCCTTCAGGCGGTGCTGGAGAACATCCGCAAGGAGGAAAAGCAGGCCCGCGTGGCGACCGTGCCCGCCGCCGCGCTTGAGTCGGCACTTAAAGTGGCGTGGGACTTTATGCGGCTTGAGGATGCACAGAACGGTGAAGGCGCATCTGCCCGCCGGTTCCCGGCGGAAACGGCGGCGCTCTTTCGGATCAGTGCGCTGCTGAGAGAGCAGAGCGGCGAATAA
- the radC gene encoding RadC family protein yields MKNTVANVTPDSTANRAAVEMKSSHNAQNPDGTASKVPGPCLESVSDNVRFFTRLQIRDAQGNYVMATESQILEEAARAIDHRYPTGTFFAAPDVSEAFFSAKLAWREREIFAVAFLNNQHQLLAYEELFQGSVSSVEIHPREVVYRALQLNASAVIVSHNHPSFKNEPSRADITITGRLQKALELVAVRLIDHIIVAGNETVSLAERGQLNG; encoded by the coding sequence ATGAAAAACACAGTCGCCAACGTCACCCCTGATTCAACCGCCAATCGTGCTGCAGTTGAGATGAAGTCCAGCCATAACGCGCAGAACCCTGACGGCACCGCGTCTAAAGTCCCCGGGCCTTGCCTGGAGAGCGTCAGTGATAACGTCCGCTTTTTCACCCGCCTTCAAATTCGCGATGCGCAGGGAAATTACGTTATGGCCACGGAGAGCCAGATCCTGGAGGAAGCCGCACGCGCTATCGATCATCGCTATCCCACCGGGACATTCTTTGCCGCACCTGACGTATCTGAGGCTTTTTTTAGCGCAAAACTTGCCTGGCGCGAAAGGGAAATTTTTGCGGTCGCATTTCTGAATAACCAGCACCAGTTGCTTGCCTACGAAGAGTTATTTCAGGGGTCTGTTTCAAGCGTCGAAATTCATCCCCGGGAGGTGGTGTACAGGGCGCTACAGCTTAACGCATCAGCGGTTATTGTGAGCCACAATCACCCCTCGTTTAAGAATGAGCCATCCCGGGCAGACATTACGATAACCGGACGCTTGCAAAAGGCCCTTGAGCTGGTCGCTGTACGGCTGATTGACCATATCATTGTGGCAGGGAACGAGACTGTTTCACTGGCTGAGCGGGGGCAACTCAACGGGTAA
- the traX gene encoding conjugal transfer protein TraX, with protein MKPSESGTPDKGEKKAHITPKRAGWIALNIFLPAWEVSSWTRHAGRNVSRLWQRIREVTAGRGAGDYRPADWSQAVQDSGLTPERLARNLRVSRWIWWGLMWLTGLPVMGFMLMLIAAGSSISGTGWLRVGCVMVVLLLLAVTGFVQALAVSYRLWQLSQRRVSASEGGSFQAYLQETRWCRQVLSGGLF; from the coding sequence GTGAAACCTTCTGAATCAGGTACCCCGGATAAGGGCGAAAAAAAAGCGCACATTACCCCGAAGCGTGCTGGCTGGATTGCGCTGAATATTTTCCTGCCGGCATGGGAAGTGTCGAGCTGGACGCGTCATGCCGGGCGCAACGTGTCGCGCCTGTGGCAGCGCATCCGGGAGGTGACGGCCGGGCGCGGGGCAGGAGACTACCGCCCCGCAGACTGGTCACAGGCGGTTCAGGACAGCGGCCTTACGCCTGAGCGTCTTGCGCGCAATCTGCGCGTCAGCCGCTGGATCTGGTGGGGGCTGATGTGGCTGACAGGCCTGCCGGTCATGGGTTTTATGCTGATGCTGATCGCCGCAGGCAGCAGCATCAGCGGCACCGGCTGGCTGCGCGTAGGCTGCGTGATGGTTGTGCTCCTGCTGCTCGCGGTAACCGGCTTCGTGCAGGCGCTGGCGGTGAGCTACCGCCTGTGGCAGCTCTCACAGAGGCGGGTATCGGCGTCAGAAGGGGGGAGTTTTCAGGCCTACCTGCAGGAGACGCGCTGGTGCCGTCAGGTGCTGAGCGGCGGCCTTTTCTGA
- a CDS encoding Hha/YmoA family nucleoid-associated regulatory protein — protein sequence MTRTDWLYKFRRIHNPDTLEKLYEHLSYTGDPAEEFVMTQAYDHRKAELATGKLFDRVPQHVWHFVK from the coding sequence ATGACACGAACTGACTGGCTGTATAAATTCCGCCGTATTCATAATCCGGACACACTCGAAAAGCTTTATGAGCACCTGAGTTATACCGGCGATCCTGCTGAAGAATTTGTGATGACGCAGGCGTATGACCACCGCAAGGCGGAACTCGCCACGGGTAAACTATTCGATCGCGTACCGCAGCACGTGTGGCATTTTGTGAAGTAA
- a CDS encoding conjugal transfer protein: MQAYNLNATGSNEPAMVMLTCCVVLLVCWLFFADFVRWSCWFLYWMWRFADFPHIHRYAAERINLLAATGNGAESVGLSQWRDVMNLTAGILFVPMVPLVTVTGWALARHPALGFRSRRAIDIHSLPRVMATFAPSVIPVLSGHRGDGLMNDTTPENAWALKPEEFAEQHGLIKRRVLDRDAAATLFDAQTGPSMTTPDQWQPHERALLAVFGLQVFAGDRGTATTLLDDLNRSCMTRRLFRAPEFRSVPDWQVSEKHVARVLASPGVSEWLKAHGTVRSALAGLYGRDLRLPPARFRWLKGCDRTLWYGLHTADTAKVFVEGAGIVAQARAEQMAVRLGLQRPPLMTGEAVDGLQSELESLGLVYPRDVRLKRKKPQRDMPFPDALYLPGEGEDEFSDGADAR, from the coding sequence ATGCAAGCCTATAACCTGAACGCCACCGGCAGTAACGAGCCGGCTATGGTGATGCTCACCTGTTGTGTTGTGCTCCTGGTCTGCTGGCTTTTTTTTGCCGACTTTGTGCGATGGAGCTGCTGGTTCCTTTACTGGATGTGGCGCTTTGCTGACTTTCCGCACATCCACCGCTATGCCGCCGAGCGCATAAACCTGCTGGCCGCGACCGGCAATGGTGCCGAATCAGTCGGACTCAGCCAGTGGCGTGACGTCATGAACCTGACGGCCGGCATCCTGTTCGTGCCCATGGTGCCGCTGGTCACCGTAACCGGCTGGGCGCTGGCGCGTCACCCGGCGCTGGGTTTTCGCAGCCGTCGTGCAATCGACATTCACTCGCTGCCCCGCGTGATGGCCACTTTCGCCCCGTCGGTTATCCCCGTGCTGTCCGGACACCGCGGAGATGGGCTCATGAACGACACCACGCCGGAAAATGCCTGGGCGCTGAAGCCCGAGGAGTTTGCGGAGCAGCATGGGCTGATTAAGCGCCGCGTACTCGACCGCGACGCGGCCGCTACCCTGTTTGACGCGCAGACCGGCCCGTCAATGACCACGCCGGACCAGTGGCAGCCGCACGAGCGGGCGCTGCTGGCCGTCTTTGGCCTGCAGGTGTTTGCGGGTGATCGCGGCACTGCCACCACGCTGCTGGATGACCTGAACCGTTCGTGCATGACCCGCCGGCTGTTCCGGGCACCTGAATTTCGCAGCGTGCCTGACTGGCAGGTGAGCGAAAAGCACGTGGCGCGCGTACTGGCCAGCCCCGGCGTCAGCGAGTGGCTGAAGGCGCACGGCACGGTCCGGTCCGCACTGGCCGGACTCTACGGCCGCGACCTTCGCCTGCCGCCCGCACGTTTCCGCTGGCTTAAAGGCTGCGACCGCACGCTGTGGTACGGGCTGCACACCGCCGACACGGCAAAAGTTTTCGTGGAAGGTGCGGGCATTGTGGCGCAGGCGCGTGCGGAGCAGATGGCCGTCAGGCTCGGGCTGCAGCGTCCTCCGCTGATGACCGGCGAGGCCGTGGATGGGCTGCAGTCTGAACTTGAGTCGCTGGGTCTGGTGTATCCGCGTGACGTGCGGCTTAAACGCAAAAAGCCGCAGCGGGATATGCCATTTCCTGACGCACTTTACCTGCCCGGAGAGGGCGAAGATGAATTTTCTGACGGCGCCGATGCGCGCTGA
- a CDS encoding DUF1380 family protein, producing MYGTVSQLCNDLKIQFEGDRKITLIIWRKEDVIRVMGEEHVTAETAAEIVCDLATWDRDAQHEAGVGAETLRVLADNTRYAAGQLSRPVTLSAGDLEILMQAAGRLPDAGSGRQTDAIQAALRRAYLAINQ from the coding sequence ATGTACGGAACCGTAAGCCAGCTGTGTAACGACCTGAAAATTCAGTTTGAGGGCGACAGGAAGATCACGCTGATTATCTGGCGTAAAGAAGACGTGATACGGGTTATGGGGGAGGAGCACGTAACGGCGGAAACCGCCGCCGAAATCGTCTGCGACCTCGCCACGTGGGACAGGGATGCGCAGCACGAGGCGGGTGTGGGAGCCGAAACCCTCCGCGTGCTCGCCGATAACACTCGCTATGCCGCCGGACAGCTTAGCCGTCCCGTGACCCTGTCTGCTGGCGATCTGGAAATACTGATGCAGGCGGCGGGCAGGCTGCCGGATGCAGGCTCAGGCAGACAAACGGACGCGATTCAGGCCGCACTCAGGCGCGCATACCTCGCTATAAACCAGTAA
- a CDS encoding type II toxin-antitoxin system RelE/ParE family toxin, with translation MIKSWKHKGLQKLFEKGDISGVQAKDAERIRLRLLVIDEALSTDEFRNYPGFHFHPLKGDRKNLFSITVRANWRITFEFTDGDAYILNLEDYH, from the coding sequence GTGATTAAAAGCTGGAAGCACAAAGGACTACAGAAGCTGTTTGAGAAAGGTGATATCAGCGGCGTACAGGCAAAGGATGCGGAACGCATCCGGCTTCGCCTGCTGGTCATCGATGAGGCGCTTTCCACGGATGAATTCAGAAACTATCCGGGCTTTCATTTTCACCCCCTGAAGGGCGACAGAAAAAACCTGTTTTCCATCACGGTCAGGGCTAACTGGCGTATCACCTTCGAATTCACAGACGGCGATGCCTATATTCTTAACCTGGAGGACTACCACTGA